In one Dermacentor albipictus isolate Rhodes 1998 colony chromosome 4, USDA_Dalb.pri_finalv2, whole genome shotgun sequence genomic region, the following are encoded:
- the LOC135914652 gene encoding uncharacterized protein, with amino-acid sequence MPAEEASSTDHPDVFLTNLVLLAPLLLSVIVVLLWTLVHAPVDTSSEPSPEVPPFCCPDAIQTIIMLSNLTVDPCNNFISYACYKKSELDRQAIVERALASAVVHPTLQGKLRSPVSDILRMHHESCLVSAVRNLFTAENAVRAVIDLFHRWSGTPAISPHAADLLKLVGLLHFRYYIYSIFRTNILLRRGSNEMIYFIGAVTAPYILTTGSKDSMKFRNVMFEAANSYTGLNVTRAALMTLITRLRNARKLFEERIYGGKLTFLDEVFPNADMSSWKVILRTFPLIRIEDPPNLAAIVEVLTDKDASVQAAALIYFSVHTAWLVFREEVINTEVAPSLVARASFCSKRIVQLFSLWDVLLTQQMTSPDRDAVVLQLFEKVADAVLADAQTTFSAHLNSSEVRRVVRGVRVVLAVDMTAPYSHHLPDASDNYFENAMEIRDFYFQVRRMNAARGLVELHRFRENLFQAFVSRAGNSIVISAAVYALLNFNVTHRGNRSRINGAIVNNAAVLGILLADALWDALVERAHLDMETSEHLSDRVSCTKVIFGRALAPNLKHPLLSLRSTARIVATPGWHRREPAFGFHRFSASQIFFMLFALHHSCQTLSSNDDDFGLRLSTSIRHLEEFREAFGCASQREVNWETVCEEEPED; translated from the exons ATGCCCGCTGAGGAAGCGTCGAGTACCGACCACCCCGACGTTTTCCTTACAAACTTGGTTCTGCTAGCGCCACTGCTTCTGTCCGTCATTGTAGTGCTCCTCTGGACTCTGGTCCACGCGCCCGTAGACACCTCATCCGAGCCCAGTCCTGAAGTGCCGCCCTTCTGCTGCCCCGACGCCATCCAAACGATAATCATGCTGTCCAACCTGACGGTAGACCCCTGCAACAACTTCATCAGCTACGCCTGCTACAAGAAGAGCGAGCTGGACCGCCAGGCGATCGTGGAGCGCGCGCTCGCCTCGGCCGTGGTCCATCCGACTCTGCAGGGCAAGCTGCGCTCGCCGGTCAGCGACATCCTCAGGATGCACCACGAGAGCTGCCTCGTCTCAGCCGTCAGAAATCTGTTCACCGCCGAAAACGCAGTGCGAGCCGTCATCGACCTCTTTCACCGCTGGTCGGGAACACCTGCGATCTCGCCGCATGCCGCGGACCTGCTCAAGCTCGTCGGTCTGTTACACTTCCGGTACTACATCTACAGCATCTTTAGAACTAACATTCTTTTACGGCGTGGAAGCAACGAAATGATCTACTTCATCGGCGCTGTAACCGCGCCATACATACTGACCACCGGCTCTAAGGATTCGATGAAGTTCAGGAACGTCATGTTCGAGGCCGCGAACAGTTATACTGGTCTAAATGTTACTCGCGCAGCCCTGATGACTCTGATCACCCGACTAAGAAACGCGCGCAAACTTTTCGAAGAGAGAATCTACGGCGGGAAATTGACCTTCCTGGACGAAGTGTTTCCCAATGCAGACATGTCCTCATGGAAGGTAATTCTGAGGACGTTCCCACTGATTCGAATTGAGGATCCCCCCAATCTCGCGGCCATCGTAGAAGTACTCACGGACAAGGACGCGTCCGTCCAGGCCGCGGCGCTCATCTACTTCTCTGTGCACACGGCGTGGCTCGTGTTTCGCGAAGAAGTCATAAATACGGAGGTGGCACCGAGTCTTGTGGCTCGGGCGTCTTTCTGCAGCAAGCGGATCGTGCAACTGTTTTCGCTTTGGGACGTGTTGTTAACGCAGCAGATGACTAGTCCAGACCGAGATGCGGTCGTGCTACAGCTATTCGAAAAAGTCGCTGATGCCGTGCTTGCGGACGCTCAAACCACCTTCTCCGCACACCTCAACTCGAGCGAGGTTCGCAGAGTGGTGCGAGGCGTTCGCGTCGTGTTGGCCGTGGACATGACAGCGCCATACTCTCACCATCTGCCCGACGCCAGCGATAACTACTTTGAAAATGCCATGGAGATCCGCGATTTCTATTTCCAG GTGCGACGCATGAACGCTGCGCGCGGCCTCGTAGAGCTGCACAGGTTCCGAGAAAACTTGTTCCAGGCGTTCGTCAGCAGAGCGGGCAACAGTATCGTCATCTCGGCCGCCGTGTATGCGCTCCTGAACTTCAACGTCACCCACAGAGGAAACCGTAGCCGAATCAACGGCGCCATTGTCAACAATGCCGCTGTGCTGGGAATCCTACTGGCCGACGCTCTCTGGGACGCACTGGTCGAGCGAGCACACTTGGATATGGAGACCAGCGAGCACCTGTCAGATCGCGTGTCCTGCACGAAAGTGATCTTCGGACGCGCGTTGGCCCCTAATCTGAAGCACCCCCTGCTATCGCTGCGATCGACGGCCCGTATCGTCGCCACCCCGGGCTGGCACCGGAGGGAGCCGGCGTTCGGCTTTCACAGGTTTTCGGCCAGTCAAATATTTTTCATGCTTTTCGCCCTGCACCACTCGTGCCAGACTCTCAGCTCGAACGACGACGACTTCGGGCTAAGATTGTCGACGTCCATTCGGCACCTGGAAGAGTTTCGCGAGGCCTTTGGTTGCGCGTCGCAGCGGGAGGTCAACTGGGAGACTGTCTGTGAAGAAGAACCGGAAGACTGA